The Sinomicrobium kalidii genome contains a region encoding:
- a CDS encoding TonB-dependent receptor: protein MTCLLILCIAPRLYAQKKEALAEVLPVLENRFDIKFSYSDSDIVPYRVISPDLSEQLPLILSRIEAQTELVFKKLDKRYYTITRQRAEVCITLKDAVTGAPVTGATIEIRESNRATITDTLGNFHFPDIPGDAVLHIRSLGYKTTDIRAAEWMGTPCKTLLFHPEYQQLDEVVVRQFLTTGLQKKSDGSVTISTEKFGILPGLAEPDILQTIQALPGVESINETVSNINIRGGSHDQNLILWDGIKMYQSGHFFGLISAFNPYLTRDVSVIKNGASARYGDGVSGTVDMHSANTIDDHFSGGAGFNLIGIDAFARIPLHKKLAVHLSARRSATDFITSPTYNSYFERVFQDSKITDIHNQEVSENIEREEDFFFYDASLKVLYDPDEKHKIRLNATFFNNSLLYDESTVSTSESKQSSLDQQNLAFGGSLESEWSDRFTSALTGYYTKYNLNAANYTLFTDQRLILNNEVLETGVKLHTNYKISNALHWLNGYQFYEVGISNTDDINTPRFRRKHKDVIKNHAAFSEITYQSPSKNTYARAGVRVNYIGKFKKYITEPRLNIRQKLSKYLAAEFQGEMRSQVTNQVVDLQRDFLGVEKRRWILANNDDLPVTRSKQVSLGVNYNKRSFYAGLEGFYKTVEGITTSGQEFQNQDQYLRTSGSYTVKGLEFLVNKKTGKYSTWLSYTYALNDYEFEALEPSGFPNSLDIRHSVSFAGTYIMKNLKLALGLNWHSGKPYTRPQEGNEVTERETGNTINYHPSNSDRLPQFLRADLSSTYNFSISEGVDATLGIAILNIFNKTNTLDIYYRLEDDQSTEVQQVENLSLGITPNMTFRVFF from the coding sequence TTGACCTGTTTATTAATATTGTGTATCGCTCCCCGCTTATACGCCCAGAAAAAAGAAGCCCTTGCAGAGGTACTCCCTGTTCTGGAAAACCGGTTTGATATAAAATTTTCCTATTCGGATAGCGATATTGTCCCGTACCGGGTCATTTCTCCCGATCTTTCGGAGCAATTACCGCTTATCCTTTCCAGGATAGAAGCCCAGACCGAACTGGTTTTTAAAAAGCTCGACAAACGTTACTATACCATTACCAGACAAAGGGCAGAAGTCTGCATTACCCTGAAAGACGCCGTAACCGGTGCACCCGTCACCGGGGCTACAATAGAAATCCGGGAAAGCAACAGGGCAACCATAACCGACACCCTGGGGAATTTCCACTTTCCCGACATTCCCGGGGATGCTGTGCTCCACATCCGTTCCTTGGGGTATAAAACAACCGACATCAGGGCAGCAGAATGGATGGGCACCCCCTGCAAAACATTACTCTTTCACCCGGAATACCAACAACTGGACGAAGTGGTGGTCCGGCAATTCCTAACTACCGGGCTCCAAAAAAAATCGGACGGGAGCGTTACCATAAGCACCGAAAAATTCGGTATTCTTCCCGGACTTGCAGAGCCCGATATCCTGCAAACCATACAGGCCCTCCCGGGAGTGGAAAGCATTAACGAAACCGTATCGAATATTAACATCCGGGGCGGTTCACACGATCAGAACCTTATCCTGTGGGACGGGATAAAAATGTACCAGTCCGGTCACTTTTTCGGATTGATATCCGCATTTAATCCTTACCTCACAAGGGATGTTTCCGTCATTAAAAACGGGGCCAGCGCACGGTATGGCGACGGCGTGAGTGGCACCGTAGACATGCACTCGGCCAATACCATCGACGACCACTTTAGCGGAGGGGCCGGTTTCAACCTTATCGGTATTGATGCCTTTGCACGCATACCGCTCCATAAAAAACTTGCCGTGCACCTTTCTGCCCGGCGTTCTGCCACCGATTTTATTACTTCTCCTACCTACAATTCATACTTTGAACGTGTTTTCCAGGACTCCAAGATCACGGACATCCATAACCAGGAAGTATCTGAAAATATCGAGAGGGAAGAGGATTTTTTCTTTTATGATGCCAGCCTCAAGGTCCTTTACGACCCGGATGAAAAACACAAGATCCGCCTAAATGCCACTTTTTTCAATAACAGTTTGTTGTATGACGAAAGTACCGTGTCTACATCCGAATCCAAACAAAGCAGCCTGGACCAGCAAAACCTTGCTTTCGGCGGCAGTCTGGAAAGCGAATGGTCCGACAGGTTTACCTCTGCCCTTACCGGCTACTACACCAAATACAACCTGAATGCTGCCAATTACACCCTCTTTACCGACCAGCGACTGATATTGAACAACGAAGTGCTCGAGACGGGGGTAAAACTGCACACCAATTATAAGATAAGTAACGCATTGCACTGGCTTAACGGGTATCAGTTCTATGAAGTGGGGATTTCCAATACAGACGATATAAATACTCCCAGGTTCCGCAGAAAACACAAAGATGTAATAAAGAATCACGCCGCATTTTCGGAGATCACCTATCAATCGCCGTCAAAGAATACTTATGCAAGGGCGGGAGTGCGGGTCAACTATATCGGAAAATTCAAAAAATATATTACCGAACCCCGGCTGAACATTCGGCAGAAACTGTCGAAATACCTGGCTGCGGAATTCCAGGGCGAAATGCGGAGCCAGGTTACTAACCAGGTCGTTGACCTGCAACGCGATTTTCTGGGTGTGGAAAAAAGGCGCTGGATACTGGCCAACAATGATGACCTCCCCGTGACCCGGAGCAAACAGGTTTCCCTGGGGGTCAATTACAATAAACGAAGTTTCTATGCAGGACTGGAAGGTTTCTACAAAACGGTGGAAGGCATTACCACCTCGGGTCAGGAATTCCAGAATCAGGACCAGTACCTGAGAACCTCCGGAAGCTACACGGTAAAAGGGCTGGAATTCCTGGTGAACAAAAAAACCGGCAAATACAGTACGTGGCTCAGCTATACCTACGCCCTGAACGATTATGAATTTGAAGCACTGGAACCATCCGGCTTCCCCAACAGCCTGGATATCCGTCATTCCGTTTCCTTTGCAGGGACTTACATCATGAAGAACCTGAAACTTGCCCTGGGGCTCAACTGGCATTCCGGAAAGCCCTACACCCGTCCGCAGGAAGGGAATGAAGTTACGGAAAGGGAAACGGGGAACACCATCAATTACCACCCCTCCAACAGCGACAGGCTCCCCCAGTTTCTGCGTGCCGACCTTTCCTCCACCTATAATTTTTCCATCAGTGAAGGAGTGGATGCCACGCTCGGTATTGCCATCCTGAACATCTTTAACAAAACCAATACACTGGATATTTACTACCGCCTCGAAGATGACCAGAGCACCGAGGTTCAACAGGTGGAAAACCTATCGCTGGGCATCACGCCGAACATGACGTTCAGGGTATTCTTTTAA
- a CDS encoding DUF6443 domain-containing protein, with product MEKVLKKILFVICFSTGIIAFSQTNVEFDISNFSFNQNGGEVIVDYVADYDISSTIFFAITENVDWLDVEFVQGGTNGSLRVTCDPFDDVTSNYSRSTTVYLDELTIGNRTVAFKISQSFYCDTNIGNLTNGSSFGYEGGYTDLPVSFNDGCFLAISTTEDWVTITSIDGGYRFTVDANTSFGSRTATVVALGTALEEPTDLFTITQAAYSCDLVIGELTNGSSFGYEGGYTDLPVSFNDGCFLAVSTTEDWVAITPIDGGYRFTVDANTSFGSRTATVAALGTALEEPTDLFTITQAAYSCDLVIGELTNGSSFGYEGGYTDLPVSFNDGCFLAISTTEDWVTITPIDGGYRFTVDANIGFSSRTATVAALGTALEEPTDLFTIWQGYCNNNYIHQRIYQNEQNLQADYSSLNKNLVQEVTYYDGLGRPSQQVKIAQSPELDGKHGDIITHIEYDDYGRMEKEWLPYVGQSSVLGVYRTNAKSSTEDFYNVVKYDYTTNAYSQKEFEPSPLNRVLKQAAPGEAWKLNPSGKDHSIEFSYQINTHDPGNVSDPSKDNIKLFEVHFADPQNTEAPELQMNGYYDRNALYKTVTKDENHSGTSKEHTVEEFKDKQGRVVLKRTYVKIGTAVKTHDTYYVYDDYGNLTYVLPPKVNISNTITTTVLNELCYQYKYDGRNRLIEKKIPGKGWEYIVYNLLDQPVMTQDSVLRAQKKWLFTKYDAFGRVIYAGQTSHSQTRDELQAIFNRAAKKYETRIQSPASPTAIKGTDVYYTNVSPPTGIFQVYTINYYDDYKFDLAGLTVPAEVLGQMVDSRTKTLATGSKVRVLGTNHWITTITGYDKKGRVIYTASKNPYLNTTDVVEYKLDFVGKVLETKTTHAKGNNSAIVTVDNFEYDHAGRLIRQSQCINGDCGAGTAGEDPVYDDIITSTQHKVASNSITLKPGFHFKATSTASFSASISPEGELIAENVYDDLGQLKEKKVGNNSDNPLQSIAYKYNVRGWLTDINDVDNPGNKLFNFQINYNKSRSGTVTPLFNGNIAETYWKTGSDNIMRRYAYTYDALNRITSGKFNGSGQTDRYTVKDIAYDKNGNITGLTRNGHLVANPVQSNADHFGEMDKLTYAYHNGGNFLVKVTEADTANKTYGFKDGSNTDNDYARDANGNMTRDKNKGITGITYNHLNLPTQVSFGSDKIAYIYDALGTKLKKEVTQGSSVTATEYAGNYIYENGQLKQVSHPEGYFELKAGGGYQYVYYLRDHLNNVRITFADDNGDGIVGASEIRREQNYYPFGLEHKGYNNVIVGTQNNYKQFQGQEWTEDLNLNVDEFRFRISDPAIGRFWQVDPLAEKFAHNGVYNFSENRVVDGIELEGLERLDYRYTLDDNGYAQFSSLTIDLEEDFSVNYNLNGRNTSFETISKINGWSENDPVVQKGIDKLRSDNATNGGNFSDNYYAEFGGFLINNSIPSMSSIRNDKSSMIAIKDGVSSVTSFLDNTTGFGNGKGSPLFHLYENMVRKNDDTGYDKLMHFSFTAKYATYGVGLFMGEMKEFFKDEVPSWFGNDKGWDNMDIRANQQGNSYMLNIIRQIGANDPTSLHNSSLFNNNLNKGRRF from the coding sequence ATGGAAAAAGTTTTAAAAAAAATACTCTTCGTCATTTGTTTTTCTACGGGCATAATAGCTTTTTCACAAACCAATGTAGAATTTGATATTTCGAATTTTTCGTTCAATCAAAATGGTGGTGAGGTAATTGTCGATTATGTTGCGGATTACGATATCAGCAGCACTATTTTCTTTGCAATTACTGAAAATGTTGATTGGTTGGATGTGGAATTTGTTCAAGGAGGCACCAATGGTAGTCTTAGGGTTACGTGTGACCCATTTGACGACGTGACCTCCAATTACTCAAGATCGACTACTGTTTATTTGGATGAGTTGACAATTGGTAATAGAACGGTGGCATTTAAGATATCCCAAAGTTTTTATTGTGATACTAACATTGGTAATTTGACCAATGGGAGTTCCTTCGGCTATGAGGGGGGCTACACAGACCTCCCTGTGAGTTTCAACGATGGCTGCTTCTTAGCCATTAGTACAACGGAAGATTGGGTGACTATAACGTCCATTGATGGGGGCTATCGTTTCACCGTGGACGCCAATACTAGTTTCGGTTCAAGGACAGCTACAGTTGTGGCCCTTGGCACTGCTCTTGAGGAGCCTACCGATCTTTTTACCATAACCCAGGCAGCCTACAGCTGTGACCTGGTAATAGGGGAGTTGACCAACGGGAGTTCCTTCGGCTATGAGGGGGGCTACACAGACCTTCCTGTAAGCTTCAACGATGGCTGCTTCTTAGCCGTTAGTACAACGGAAGATTGGGTGGCCATAACGCCCATTGATGGGGGCTATCGTTTCACCGTGGACGCCAATACTAGCTTCGGTTCAAGGACGGCTACAGTTGCGGCCCTTGGTACTGCTCTTGAGGAGCCTACCGATCTTTTTACCATAACCCAGGCAGCCTACAGCTGTGACCTGGTAATAGGGGAGTTGACCAACGGGAGTTCCTTCGGCTATGAGGGGGGCTACACAGACCTCCCTGTGAGCTTCAACGATGGCTGCTTCTTAGCCATTAGTACAACGGAAGATTGGGTGACCATAACGCCCATTGATGGGGGCTATCGTTTCACCGTGGACGCCAATATTGGTTTCAGTTCAAGGACAGCTACAGTTGCGGCCCTTGGTACTGCTCTTGAAGAACCTACCGATCTTTTTACTATCTGGCAAGGATACTGCAATAATAATTACATCCACCAACGGATTTATCAAAATGAGCAAAATTTACAAGCTGACTATTCCTCTCTGAATAAAAATTTGGTGCAAGAGGTTACTTACTATGATGGATTGGGAAGGCCCAGCCAACAAGTAAAAATCGCACAATCTCCTGAATTGGATGGTAAACATGGTGATATTATAACCCATATAGAGTATGATGATTATGGTCGTATGGAAAAGGAATGGCTCCCGTATGTAGGTCAAAGCTCAGTGTTGGGTGTTTATCGAACAAATGCAAAATCAAGTACAGAGGATTTTTATAATGTTGTCAAATATGATTATACAACAAATGCATATTCTCAAAAAGAATTCGAGCCCTCACCACTTAATCGGGTCTTGAAACAGGCAGCTCCCGGAGAGGCATGGAAACTGAACCCGTCAGGGAAGGATCATAGTATTGAGTTCAGCTACCAAATTAACACCCATGATCCAGGAAATGTTAGTGACCCAAGCAAAGACAATATAAAGCTTTTTGAAGTCCACTTTGCAGATCCTCAAAACACTGAAGCCCCTGAACTTCAAATGAATGGGTATTATGATCGAAATGCACTTTATAAAACAGTCACTAAAGATGAAAACCACAGTGGTACAAGTAAAGAACATACAGTAGAAGAGTTTAAAGACAAACAGGGTCGTGTAGTTTTAAAACGGACCTATGTCAAAATAGGAACTGCAGTCAAAACGCATGACACCTATTATGTATATGATGACTATGGCAATTTAACGTATGTACTTCCTCCCAAGGTCAATATAAGCAATACTATAACAACCACAGTATTAAATGAATTGTGTTACCAGTATAAATATGATGGGCGGAACCGTTTAATAGAAAAGAAAATACCAGGGAAAGGCTGGGAATATATCGTATATAACCTACTGGACCAGCCTGTAATGACCCAGGATTCAGTATTAAGGGCCCAGAAAAAATGGCTTTTTACCAAGTATGATGCCTTCGGTAGAGTGATATATGCTGGGCAGACGAGCCACAGCCAAACCAGGGATGAACTTCAGGCAATTTTCAACAGGGCAGCCAAAAAGTATGAGACTCGTATACAATCCCCGGCTTCTCCTACGGCTATAAAAGGCACTGATGTTTACTATACCAATGTGAGTCCGCCTACTGGGATATTCCAGGTATATACCATAAACTATTACGACGACTACAAATTTGACCTGGCTGGATTAACCGTACCTGCCGAGGTGTTGGGACAAATGGTGGACAGCAGGACCAAGACCCTGGCTACAGGAAGTAAGGTCAGGGTATTGGGGACGAATCATTGGATTACCACAATTACGGGTTATGATAAAAAAGGAAGGGTAATCTATACTGCCAGCAAGAACCCTTACCTGAATACTACAGATGTTGTGGAATACAAGCTGGATTTTGTAGGAAAGGTACTGGAAACCAAAACCACCCATGCCAAAGGCAACAACTCCGCCATAGTAACTGTAGACAATTTTGAATACGACCATGCCGGGAGGTTAATAAGGCAATCACAATGTATCAATGGGGATTGTGGTGCAGGGACTGCAGGGGAAGACCCGGTCTATGACGATATCATCACGTCAACCCAACACAAAGTAGCCAGCAACTCCATTACCTTAAAACCTGGTTTTCATTTTAAAGCGACCAGTACTGCCAGTTTTAGTGCTTCGATCAGCCCGGAGGGAGAGCTTATCGCAGAAAATGTATATGATGACCTGGGGCAATTAAAAGAAAAGAAGGTAGGGAATAATTCAGACAATCCCTTGCAAAGCATTGCCTATAAATACAATGTACGTGGATGGTTAACAGATATTAATGATGTGGACAACCCCGGTAATAAACTATTTAATTTCCAGATCAATTATAACAAGAGCCGAAGCGGAACAGTAACTCCGTTGTTTAATGGTAATATAGCGGAAACGTACTGGAAGACAGGTAGTGACAATATCATGCGGCGTTATGCGTACACCTACGATGCTCTGAACCGGATCACCTCCGGGAAGTTTAACGGCAGCGGGCAAACAGACCGTTATACGGTAAAAGATATTGCCTACGATAAGAACGGGAATATTACCGGGTTGACCCGTAACGGTCATCTCGTAGCCAACCCAGTTCAAAGCAATGCCGACCATTTTGGGGAAATGGACAAACTGACCTACGCCTACCATAACGGAGGCAACTTTTTGGTCAAGGTGACTGAGGCTGATACAGCCAATAAGACTTATGGTTTTAAAGATGGCAGTAATACGGATAATGATTATGCCCGGGATGCCAACGGTAATATGACAAGGGACAAGAACAAGGGTATTACAGGTATCACCTATAATCATTTGAACCTTCCAACCCAGGTCAGTTTCGGAAGCGATAAAATTGCATATATTTACGATGCTTTGGGCACCAAATTAAAGAAAGAGGTTACCCAGGGAAGTTCTGTGACAGCTACGGAATATGCCGGGAATTATATCTATGAAAATGGGCAACTCAAGCAGGTCAGCCACCCGGAAGGGTATTTTGAGCTGAAAGCTGGCGGTGGTTATCAGTATGTGTACTATCTGAGAGATCATTTAAATAATGTAAGGATCACGTTTGCCGATGATAATGGTGATGGTATTGTAGGGGCTTCGGAAATCAGAAGGGAGCAAAACTATTACCCTTTCGGCCTGGAACACAAAGGGTATAATAATGTAATTGTTGGAACTCAAAATAATTACAAACAATTCCAAGGACAAGAATGGACAGAAGACTTAAACTTGAATGTTGACGAATTTAGATTTAGGATAAGTGATCCAGCAATTGGAAGATTTTGGCAAGTTGATCCATTAGCGGAGAAATTTGCACACAATGGAGTATATAATTTTTCTGAAAATAGGGTTGTTGATGGTATTGAGTTAGAAGGATTGGAGAGACTAGATTATAGATATACTTTGGATGACAATGGTTATGCTCAATTTTCCAGTTTAACTATTGATTTAGAAGAAGACTTTAGTGTTAACTATAATCTAAATGGTAGAAACACTTCTTTTGAAACAATAAGTAAAATTAATGGGTGGTCAGAAAATGACCCTGTCGTACAAAAAGGGATAGATAAATTGCGTTCTGACAATGCTACTAATGGAGGTAATTTTTCAGATAATTATTATGCAGAATTTGGAGGTTTTTTGATAAACAACTCAATACCATCAATGTCAAGTATAAGAAATGATAAAAGTTCAATGATAGCAATAAAAGACGGGGTTAGTAGTGTTACAAGTTTTTTGGATAACACTACAGGTTTTGGTAATGGTAAAGGTTCACCTTTATTCCATCTTTATGAAAATATGGTACGAAAAAATGATGATACTGGTTATGACAAATTAATGCACTTTTCATTTACAGCTAAATATGCAACATATGGTGTAGGTTTGTTTATGGGAGAAATGAAGGAATTCTTTAAGGATGAAGTTCCTAGTTGGTTTGGTAATGATAAAGGTTGGGACAATATGGATATTAGGGCGAATCAGCAAGGGAATAGTTATATGTTAAATATTATTAGACAAATTGGAGCTAATGATCCAACATCTTTACATAATAGTTCCTTGTTTAATAATAATCTTAATAAAGGAAGAAGATTTTAG
- a CDS encoding DUF4382 domain-containing protein, translating into MKDRILKLTLPLLLVFFVMSCSDDDDNTDNTLTGTAEVHITDAPVDNASVKGAFVTITDVRVNGMSVENFNAVTIDLMQYQNGSTKLLGDLEVEAGDDTEVTLVLDYEADVDGNAPGCYILTDDDEKHGLESDGNEITLDEDVEVIADTTNEIIVDFDLRKTVRSSTESEFEFVSRTALENAMRVVNKGNTAEINGMVSNRAEADGDVIVVYAYEKGEYNEGEENENGEGVRFAGAVTSALVNNTSGEYRLTFLEEGEYELHFASYSRSDITGQAEFQSSLTVESLVDLNILDLELTSAVNLSVNVMITGTVNQ; encoded by the coding sequence ATGAAAGATCGGATTTTAAAATTGACTTTGCCCCTGTTGCTGGTATTTTTTGTAATGTCATGTTCTGATGATGATGACAATACGGATAATACGCTTACCGGAACTGCCGAAGTACATATCACGGACGCTCCCGTGGATAATGCGAGTGTAAAAGGTGCTTTTGTTACCATTACGGATGTCAGGGTGAACGGTATGTCCGTAGAGAATTTCAACGCTGTGACCATTGACCTTATGCAATACCAGAACGGCAGCACAAAACTGCTCGGTGACCTTGAGGTGGAAGCAGGAGATGATACCGAAGTGACACTGGTATTGGATTATGAAGCTGATGTTGACGGAAATGCCCCGGGATGTTACATACTCACGGATGACGATGAGAAACATGGCCTGGAATCAGACGGAAATGAAATTACCCTCGATGAAGATGTTGAAGTTATTGCCGATACCACCAACGAGATTATAGTTGATTTCGACCTCAGAAAAACTGTTCGCAGCAGTACGGAATCAGAATTTGAGTTCGTATCGAGGACAGCGCTGGAAAATGCCATGAGGGTGGTAAACAAAGGAAATACGGCGGAAATCAATGGTATGGTATCAAACAGGGCTGAAGCAGATGGTGATGTGATTGTTGTATACGCCTATGAAAAAGGAGAATACAATGAAGGAGAAGAAAATGAAAACGGTGAAGGCGTACGTTTTGCAGGAGCCGTAACCAGCGCCCTGGTCAATAACACCAGCGGCGAATACAGACTCACCTTTCTTGAAGAGGGAGAATACGAACTGCACTTCGCTTCCTATTCGCGTTCCGATATCACGGGACAGGCGGAGTTTCAGTCGTCATTAACAGTAGAATCACTTGTGGATCTTAATATTTTGGATTTGGAATTGACATCCGCGGTTAACTTATCTGTCAATGTCATGATAACCGGAACAGTCAATCAGTAA
- a CDS encoding RNA polymerase sigma factor, with amino-acid sequence MSRQDSSVCSEKTYITLYNTHAETLRNFAYYKCGDSDEAEDIVQESFIKLWKNCSKVPFKKARSFLFTVANNLFLNIVAHKKVVLKYARETPDKTDYQSPQFVLEEKEYMEKLRTAIANLSEAQRTAFLLNRIDGKKYAEIAEMLGISVKAVEKRIHKALVSLRKEIEGL; translated from the coding sequence ATGTCACGACAAGACAGTTCGGTGTGTTCTGAAAAAACGTATATTACGCTGTATAACACCCATGCGGAAACGTTGAGGAACTTTGCATATTACAAATGCGGGGACAGCGACGAGGCAGAAGACATTGTACAGGAATCATTCATAAAGCTGTGGAAGAATTGCAGTAAGGTACCGTTCAAAAAAGCCAGGTCGTTTTTGTTTACGGTGGCGAACAACCTGTTTTTAAATATTGTGGCACACAAAAAGGTAGTCCTGAAATATGCCAGGGAAACACCGGACAAGACAGACTATCAGAGTCCGCAATTTGTACTGGAGGAAAAGGAATACATGGAAAAACTCCGGACCGCCATTGCCAATCTCAGTGAAGCACAGCGCACCGCCTTCCTGCTCAACCGGATTGACGGAAAGAAATATGCCGAAATAGCCGAAATGCTCGGTATTTCGGTAAAGGCTGTGGAAAAAAGAATACACAAGGCTTTGGTGAGCCTGAGAAAAGAAATAGAAGGATTATGA
- a CDS encoding HmuY family protein — protein MKFTHKNFLIALFSVAFLTSCSSDDDSPNEEPEPLEVETVENLYAPSEGEQGQEAGSFTKFSFSTGTEVEGDNWDIAFRGTTIIVNGGTDTGDEDEPERTGNAAIALITGIFDEITEAPEDSGFAQDGAEGYALPKDISPSQGWYSYNMETHIISPVAGKVLVIRTHDDKYVKMEILSYYKDAPANPDQTSEFRYYTFNYIYQPDGSKSFE, from the coding sequence ATGAAGTTTACACACAAGAATTTTTTGATCGCTTTGTTTTCTGTGGCGTTTCTCACGTCCTGTAGCAGTGATGACGACAGCCCCAACGAAGAACCGGAACCGTTGGAGGTAGAGACCGTAGAAAATTTGTATGCCCCTTCAGAAGGAGAACAGGGGCAGGAGGCAGGATCGTTTACAAAATTCAGCTTTTCTACCGGGACAGAGGTGGAAGGAGATAACTGGGATATTGCCTTCAGAGGAACCACCATTATCGTAAACGGCGGTACTGATACCGGAGATGAAGATGAACCGGAGCGCACCGGTAATGCGGCCATAGCACTGATAACAGGTATTTTTGACGAGATTACCGAAGCCCCGGAAGATTCCGGCTTTGCACAAGACGGTGCTGAGGGATATGCCTTGCCCAAAGATATAAGCCCAAGTCAAGGGTGGTATAGCTATAATATGGAAACACATATTATATCCCCGGTTGCCGGAAAAGTATTGGTGATAAGGACCCATGATGACAAATATGTCAAGATGGAGATCTTAAGCTATTATAAAGATGCCCCGGCTAATCCTGATCAAACCAGTGAATTCAGATATTATACCTTTAACTATATATATCAACCGGACGGTAGTAAAAGTTTTGAATGA
- a CDS encoding FecR family protein — translation MKNDNLLAKWLSGNISEEELEALKRSEDLSSYEKIVSHADKLKAPAFDQDALLQKIQQEKYGTSSRTIPINRWKNIASVAAVAAVFLISFFFFRNGDTVITTANAEKTDVVLPDRSEVVLNASSTLTYNKKKWGKNRQVKLEGEGFFKVSQGNTFNVQTSSGTIIVLGTQFNVKNRKDFFEVSCYEGAVRVVYQNDTTRLTPGSAFRALGGSIVKTGNFTGREPSWIHNESAFKSVPYQQVLEEFERQYNVKIKADTQINRHFTGSFSNRDIETALKSITLPFRLKYEFTDGKKDEIIIYADNN, via the coding sequence ATGAAGAACGACAATCTGTTGGCAAAATGGCTTAGCGGAAACATCTCCGAAGAAGAGCTCGAGGCCCTCAAAAGGTCTGAAGACCTCTCTTCATATGAGAAGATCGTTTCCCACGCCGACAAGTTAAAAGCTCCGGCTTTTGACCAGGATGCCCTTTTGCAAAAAATACAGCAGGAGAAATACGGGACTTCATCCAGAACCATCCCGATCAATCGCTGGAAAAATATAGCAAGCGTAGCTGCCGTAGCCGCAGTCTTCCTTATATCTTTCTTCTTCTTTCGCAACGGAGACACCGTAATCACAACCGCCAATGCGGAAAAAACGGATGTCGTACTGCCCGACAGGTCTGAAGTTGTGCTCAACGCCAGCTCTACCCTTACTTACAATAAAAAGAAATGGGGTAAAAACAGGCAGGTAAAACTGGAAGGAGAAGGGTTCTTTAAAGTATCGCAGGGAAATACGTTTAATGTACAGACTTCCTCCGGAACCATTATCGTACTGGGTACACAGTTCAATGTGAAAAACCGGAAAGATTTTTTTGAAGTAAGCTGTTATGAAGGCGCCGTACGGGTTGTCTATCAAAATGATACTACAAGGCTGACACCGGGAAGTGCTTTCAGGGCCCTTGGGGGAAGTATAGTCAAAACCGGGAATTTTACCGGCCGCGAACCCTCGTGGATACACAATGAAAGCGCATTTAAAAGTGTACCGTACCAGCAGGTGCTGGAAGAATTTGAAAGGCAGTACAATGTTAAAATCAAGGCTGATACACAAATAAATCGTCATTTTACCGGAAGTTTTAGCAACCGGGATATAGAAACCGCCTTAAAAAGTATTACCTTGCCGTTCCGTCTAAAGTACGAGTTTACGGATGGCAAAAAAGACGAGATTATTATATATGCCGATAACAACTGA